The window AGGCGGGCGGCTTCCTCACCAGCAAATCGCCTCAGCCCGTGTTCGACAGCCTGCTTTCCAAGGCCGGGGTCCGCTTCGCCGACAAGAAAACCAACGGCAGTTGAGAACGTTCGTCGGACACCCCCCGGCCGGCTCGCCGTGATCGGGCCGGCCGGGGAGGCCGGGACAAGGTGCCTTACTTCCTGCCTATGGTCACGGTCGCCGTGCCCGCGGGGGAGACGCAGCCCGCGGCCGAGATCTCGGTCACCGAGAGCGTGACACTTCCTTTGGTGCCCGCCGTGAACCTGATCCGGCTGGTGCCCTGGCCGGCGGTGATCGTGCCGTTCGAGATGCTCCAGTTGTAGCGGCTGCCCGAATGGCTCGCCACCGAGGCGATCAGCCCCGACTGATTGGGTCTTGCTGTCGAGGGGGCCGTGATGACCGGCGCTGCGGGAGGGGCCGCGACCGAGACCAGCGCCTGCGCCGTCTTGCTGCCCACGGCGTCGCGCGAGCAGGTGACTTGAAGCGTCGCCGAGTAATCGCCGGCGGTCCCGTAGGCGTGGGTCGTGGTCGGCGAAGACTGCGTCACGGGCGCGCTTCCGTCGCCGAAGTCGAACCGGTAGGAGACGATCGCGTCGCCGTCCGGATCGTACGATTGCGATCCATCGAAGGTGACCGACAGCGGCGCGCAGCCGGTGTTCGGAGTCGCCTGGAGCACCGCCACCGGCGGGCCTTCCGGGCTGCAGGCCTGATTGGTCCGCACTGTGTACGTGCCGGTGAACGCCAGGCTGTCGGGCATCTGATCGTAGAGCGCCGTCGCGCCGGCGCCGATGTTCGCGGGGTCGCTGCTCTGCGACACTCCCGAGACGAAGCCGCTGATCGTGTCCCCGGGGTTCAGGCCCAGATCGCTCGCCTTGACGACGATGACGACCCTGCTGAAGGGCGAAGCATAGCTGCTGCTCGCCTCGGCAGGTCTGGCTGTTCCGGGGGTCACGAAGCGACCGTCGATTCCACCGCCGGAGTTCGGGCCCGGGGTGTAGGACTGGAAGACCGGCGTCGGCCCTGGCCAGGCCATGTGCACGCCCCTGTAATGAAAGGTCGTGGCCGGGGCGGGGTCGGGTATCTTCATCGCGACGTACCAGGCCGAGCCCGCAGGCTGCGGCGATTCTCCCGCGTCGGTGTTGATGGTGAAGGCCAGCCTGACGACTCCGTCCGTGGAATAGGGCTGCGAGATCTGGAACGACAGCAGGTCCGACCCGGGCGGGGCCGGCGTCGTCGTGATCCCCACCACGGCGCTGGTGTCCCCCGAGGGGTCGGTGAGCCTGGTGAGGCCCGGCAGGGCGCAGACGTTCTCCGGCGGTGGCGGGATCGCCACGGTCAGGTTGACCTCGTCACTCGAGCCGCCGGCGCCGACCGCGTTCTGCGCCTTGACCACGTAGTAGTAGTGTGCGACCGAGGGATCGGCCGTCGCATCGTCGAAGGTGGTCTTGACGTTGCCGGTCTGTCCAAGGAAGACCTCGCTCCCGGGCGAGGTCCCGCGGAAGATCTGGTAGTCGACGATGTCGGAGCCGCCGTTGTCCGGCGCCTTCCAGCTCAGATGCGAGCCGGCCGCATCGCGTGTTCCGGACAGACACGGGGGCTTTGGAGCCACCGGCTCGACCGTGTCGTTGGCGGCGAACAGCCCCTTGCCGCCCGACTGCCGCGCCACGCGCATGAAGGCGGTGAAATCGTTCTCCGCCGTGCCGGCGACGCATCCCGGGCTCACGCAACCGTCGCTGTAGCCGTACAGGACGCGGCCCTTGTCGTCCACGGTGATTTCATTGAAGTCCAGCAGGTTACGGTCCTGGTGGCTGCCACCCTGCTGCCACACCCCGGTCGTGCTCTGGACCGGATCGTTGGGCGTGGCGTTGACCGTGACCCAGGTCCTGCCGCCGTCATAGGTCGTGGCGATGAACGCGTACCAGATCCCCGGGAAACTGTTCGCCTGGTAGTCGCCGGCCACATTCGAGCCGATGAAGCCGCAGGCGGCACGGCCCGGGCTGCCGCCGATCGCCTCGGTGTGCACGGCGTTCTTGATCCCGTGCGACGCGCCGATGTCGAAGTCATTGATCCAGGTCAGGCCGCCGTCATGGCTGACCTTGACGTGGACATGCCCTTCGGGCGGATTGCCGGCCGGCACCGGCTCGTTGTTGACGTAGCAGTAATAAGCGGTGCTGTCGCTGTCGATCGCCACGGAGGGATCGGCCCCCTGGGGCTGGGACAGGCTCCCGCCGACCACGAATTCGGTCCAGGTCGTGCCCGCATCGGTGCTCGTCACCCCTCCCTGTCTGCCGTTGCACTGCCTGACCGGCAGCCAGGCCGTGCCGTTCGGCGCAACGTGCACGTGGCCGTGCAGACCGCCGCAGCCCTGGGGACCGCTCCCCGTATAGGCCGGCACGCCGGGGCCCCAGGTCATGCCGAGGTCGAGGCTGCGCTGGCACATCGCCGGGCCGACGACGTCCTGCGAGCAGTACAGCGTGTTCTCGCCCTGGTTCAGCGGTGTGCCCAGAACGGACAGGGACGCGGGGAACGGTCCGGTCCCGATCGTCTCGTGATCGGCGCCGCCGTCGGGCGGGCCAGCGCCGACCTCGATCCACAAATCCCCATCGTTGTCGCTATAGGCGTAGACCGCGTTGGCTCCAGCAGTCGAGTTCGAGGCGAAGGTGCGTCCGCTCTTCTGATCCGTGAACAGGATCGGGTCGAGCCCCAGGTTGGTGGTGAGAGTCGATCGGTCCTCCCAGAGAGCCTCGCAGCATTCCGGCAGGGCCGGGGTCAACAGCTCCGCCGGCGTGAGGCGCCAGATCGGCCCGAGATTCATCGTCAGGATGCGCCCGCTGTGCGGGTTGAACCCGATGTTGAACTCCCCTTGCGAGCCGTTCTCGGCCGAGGTCCCCTCCGGCGCGTAGAAATTCCGGTAGCGCGGCACGCCCGGCGCCGTCGGATCCGGGCCGCCGAAGCCGCTGCCACCGCCCCCCGATCCCGAGAGCAACTCAATCTTCACGCTGACGCTCTCGCCGGTCGGCGTGTACGGCACGACCTTCACGGTGAATGTCCTCGTGCCATCGGCGACCGGGCTGATGGTCGCGACCTCGGGATTCGCGCTGCTGGCCGACTGGTAATCGGCCGTCTGGCTGCCGTCCGTGTTGATGACGGTCCCCTTATAGATGTAGAGGTCGTAGTCCGACTTGCCGCTGCCGGCATCGATCCAGCTCATCGTCACCTTGATCGCGGCGTTCGGATGCGCGGCGGCATAACCCGACGGCAGCGTCACCGTCAGGGCGAAATCATCGCAAGGCTGGACGGGATTGAGGCATTCGGGGCCGCTGTCCACAAAGAGCACCGGGGTCGGATTGACGCCGGTGAATGGACCGGACGTGTAATTGACGGGACCGGACGCGTCCGTAAGGGTCCCCGACGGCGGCGTGGCGGCCAAAAGCCATGCGCAGATCGGGAGAATCCAGGAAATGGCCGCGAGCAGCACCAAGGTTCGGCTCTTCATTTTCCCCCCTCCATGGACGGGAGTCTTCGGGCTCGGTTGTTTCCCTTAAGGCGGGCGGAAACTACGTCACAATCGAGACGGGGGCTATCAGGTGATTACTGGATAGGCTCGCGTGAATACTACTGCAGGGCGTGTCGGGGGAATACCTGACGCGGAGATTGGACGCTCCCTCACCCGTCCTTCGCGGTGCCGGCGGACCTGCGGGCCGCCCGGGCGTCGAGCACCTCGCGCACCTTGCGGGCCAGAAAGTCCGCGGTGAACGGTTTCTGAAGGTAGGCCACACCATCGTCGAGCACGCCGTGATGGGCGATCACGCCATCCGTGTACCCGGACATGTAGAGCACGCGGATCCCGGGTTGGATGTCGGCGACGCTCTCGGCCAGCTGGCGGCCGCTCATCTGCGGCATGACGACGTCGGTGAGGAGGAGATGGATGGGATGATCGTGGCCGCGGACGAGATCGAGCGCCTCGCGGCCGTTGCGCGCCTGGAGAACATTGTAGCCGTTGATCCGCAGCATTTCACCGGCCAGCAACCGCACGGTTCGATCGTCTTCGACGAGGAGCACTGTCTCTGAGCCGCTCGGAAGCGGCGGGGTCGTCTCAGCGGCCTCCTCCGGGGAGACCTCCCCATCCACGCGCGGCAGGTAAATCTTGAAGGTGGAACCCATCCTGGGTTCGCTGTAGACCCAGATGTAGCCGTCGCTCTGCTTGACGATCCCGTAGACGGTCGCCAGACCGAGCCCCGTCCCCTTGCCGAGCTGCTTGGTCGTGAAGAACGGCTCGAAGATGCGCGCCTGGGTCGCCAGATCCATGCCGCTGCCTGTATCGCTCACGGCGAGCATGACGTAGCTCCCCGGCCGGGTGGGGACGTGCTTCTTCGCGAAGGTCTCATCGAGATCGGCGTTCGACGTCTCGACGACGACCCGGCCGCCGTGCGGCATTGAGTCACGCGCGTTCACGACCAGGTTCATGATGATCTGCTCGACCTGGCTGGGGTCCGCCTCGACGTGTCCCAGGTCCGGCTGGAGCGCCGGGTTCAGCTCGATGGTCTCGCCGATCAGGCGTCGGAGCATGGGAATCATCTTGGTGACGCTCGAGTTCAGGTCGAGCACCTGGGGCTTCAGGACCTGCCTGCGGCTATAGGCGAGGAGCTGCCGGGTGAGGCCCGCCGCCCGCTCGCCGGCGATGCGGATTTCCTCGATGCCGGTCCTGGAGGGCTCCTCCACGGGAAGACGCCTGAGCAGGAGTTCGCATTGACCGAGAATCGCAGTGAGCAGGTTGTTGAAGTCGTGCGCCAGGCCGCTCGCGAGCCTGCCGATCGTCTCCATCCTCTGAGCCAGGCGGACCTGCTCTGCGCGCGTGACTGCCTTCGACGAGGCGGGACCAGCGCGTGCTCGGCGTTTGGGCGGCCGCCGCCTGGCGATGACCCTCATCCCCGGGTCATGACCATCGGGCGCGTAGACGGCGGTGCCGCCACGCGGGGAACTCGTGTCTCATCAGCGTGTCACCTTCCAGGTTCGAGATGTTTTAGTACGCACGCACGGGCGAAGTCATCCGTGGATCCGGGGGGGCCACGTACGTGGAAATTCTGCCGAGGAAACCACCCCCTTCCCGCGAAAGCGCGTCCGTGCAATCACGGACGGTGGTCGGGAGCCACCCCCGATGCCTTCCGGGGCGCGGATCTGCACACTACCCTCGACGACACAGGGAGGGCCTTCCATGCAAGTCACAGCACTCGCCGAAGCGGTCATGGGCTCACGACGATCCAATGGCTCCATTTCTCTTCACGATCTCGAGGTCCGGCTTTCCCGCGCCGGGCTCGAGGAGTTGGCTCGCGCCGTGGCTTCTCTGCGGCAACGCGCGAGAATAATGAAAGAGGACGGACCCAGTGTCGGCCCGCATCCTTGGATCTGACGCCCTTCTAGGACCCCTGCGCGGGCAAATCCGGGACGTGATCGCGGCGCGGATCGCGACGACGCTCCACGAGGCTCTTCTGAAGTTGCTCGGTCGGCCCGGATACGTTCTCCACCCAGACGCATCGTGCCGGGCCGGCACGCTCGCGCTCATGGTTCTCGAAACAGTGAGCCGCGAGCCGATCGGGAGGACAGCGCTTCTGGCCGCCGCGGCGGTGGAGCTCCAGATGGAGGCGGCGTTCGTCTTCGACGAAGTGGCCGACGCGACGCCTGGTGCGAACCGGAGCGAGGATCT of the Candidatus Dormiibacterota bacterium genome contains:
- a CDS encoding PKD domain-containing protein, producing MKSRTLVLLAAISWILPICAWLLAATPPSGTLTDASGPVNYTSGPFTGVNPTPVLFVDSGPECLNPVQPCDDFALTVTLPSGYAAAHPNAAIKVTMSWIDAGSGKSDYDLYIYKGTVINTDGSQTADYQSASSANPEVATISPVADGTRTFTVKVVPYTPTGESVSVKIELLSGSGGGGSGFGGPDPTAPGVPRYRNFYAPEGTSAENGSQGEFNIGFNPHSGRILTMNLGPIWRLTPAELLTPALPECCEALWEDRSTLTTNLGLDPILFTDQKSGRTFASNSTAGANAVYAYSDNDGDLWIEVGAGPPDGGADHETIGTGPFPASLSVLGTPLNQGENTLYCSQDVVGPAMCQRSLDLGMTWGPGVPAYTGSGPQGCGGLHGHVHVAPNGTAWLPVRQCNGRQGGVTSTDAGTTWTEFVVGGSLSQPQGADPSVAIDSDSTAYYCYVNNEPVPAGNPPEGHVHVKVSHDGGLTWINDFDIGASHGIKNAVHTEAIGGSPGRAACGFIGSNVAGDYQANSFPGIWYAFIATTYDGGRTWVTVNATPNDPVQSTTGVWQQGGSHQDRNLLDFNEITVDDKGRVLYGYSDGCVSPGCVAGTAENDFTAFMRVARQSGGKGLFAANDTVEPVAPKPPCLSGTRDAAGSHLSWKAPDNGGSDIVDYQIFRGTSPGSEVFLGQTGNVKTTFDDATADPSVAHYYYVVKAQNAVGAGGSSDEVNLTVAIPPPPENVCALPGLTRLTDPSGDTSAVVGITTTPAPPGSDLLSFQISQPYSTDGVVRLAFTINTDAGESPQPAGSAWYVAMKIPDPAPATTFHYRGVHMAWPGPTPVFQSYTPGPNSGGGIDGRFVTPGTARPAEASSSYASPFSRVVIVVKASDLGLNPGDTISGFVSGVSQSSDPANIGAGATALYDQMPDSLAFTGTYTVRTNQACSPEGPPVAVLQATPNTGCAPLSVTFDGSQSYDPDGDAIVSYRFDFGDGSAPVTQSSPTTTHAYGTAGDYSATLQVTCSRDAVGSKTAQALVSVAAPPAAPVITAPSTARPNQSGLIASVASHSGSRYNWSISNGTITAGQGTSRIRFTAGTKGSVTLSVTEISAAGCVSPAGTATVTIGRK
- a CDS encoding ATP-binding protein; the protein is METIGRLASGLAHDFNNLLTAILGQCELLLRRLPVEEPSRTGIEEIRIAGERAAGLTRQLLAYSRRQVLKPQVLDLNSSVTKMIPMLRRLIGETIELNPALQPDLGHVEADPSQVEQIIMNLVVNARDSMPHGGRVVVETSNADLDETFAKKHVPTRPGSYVMLAVSDTGSGMDLATQARIFEPFFTTKQLGKGTGLGLATVYGIVKQSDGYIWVYSEPRMGSTFKIYLPRVDGEVSPEEAAETTPPLPSGSETVLLVEDDRTVRLLAGEMLRINGYNVLQARNGREALDLVRGHDHPIHLLLTDVVMPQMSGRQLAESVADIQPGIRVLYMSGYTDGVIAHHGVLDDGVAYLQKPFTADFLARKVREVLDARAARRSAGTAKDG